GCTCGCCGAGCATCCGTTCGACCTGCCCCTCTGCGATCTCTGTGTCCGACTCTGCCCGATCGAGATCCGCATCACCCAATGCGAGGCCGGAACGCCGCCCTCGGGCGATCCCAACCAGTGCCCGCCGCTCCATGCCATCCGGCTGGAGCCGAAACCCGACGGCCTCTCCGCGACCCCGGTCGTTCTGGATGGCTGTGTCGGGTGCGGGGTCTGCGAGATGGTCTGTCCCGCCGAGCCCGCCGCCATCGTCGTGGACATCCATCGGAGCGCCGACTTCCAATGAGCTATTTCGTCGACTCGCTGCGCCAGCTCGCGGGGCTCAAGCCGGTCAAGCCCACGCCCGAGCAGATCCCGATCCCGATCCAGTTGATCTATAAGGAGAAGCGCAAAACGCCGCTGACACGCGATGCGCTGCAAGCCGTCGAGGCCGGTCACGCACGCAGCCCGAACCGCCACAAATGGCGCAATCGCCGCTGGATCACCTTAATTGTCGTGAACCTGCTGTTCGTCGTCTCCTATGTGCTCGACGTCCAACTCGTCGAGGGCGCGTTGACCGCCTCGCGCGTCATCGGCTTTCACCTGGCCGATCTCAATTCGGCGCTGCAGGTCACGCTGGCCTACAAGCACGTCGTCATCAACCTCTTGATCGGCACCCTGACCGTCGTGGTGCTCTGGATCCTGCTCGGCGGGCGCACCTTCTGCTCTTGGGTCTGTCCCTATCATTTGGTCGCCGAATGGGCCGAGTCGCTGCATCTATGGCTCGCCAAGCACGGCTGGGCGATCGATATCCAGTTCCATCGCACCGTGCGGGCGGTCTTCTACGTCATCTTCGCCTTGCTTGCATTGCTGACCGGCTACACCGTCTTCGAGACCATCTCGCCGACCGGGATCCTCAGCCGCGCGCTCATCTACGGCCCCGGTCTCGCGCTGCTTTGGATCCTCGCCCTGCTGGCCGTCGAGGTGCTGCTCTCGCGTCGGGCCTGGTGTCGCTATGTCTGCCCGATCGGGATCACCTACGGTCTCGTCGGTGTCTTCTCGCCGCTGCGCGTGCAGTACAAGATGCAGAGCTGCCACCACGAGGGTGACTGTCGCAGTGTCTGCTTGGTGCCCCATGTGCTCGATGTCACCATTCGCGGCCGAGCGCGGGGACTCGCCACCGACATCGGTGCGGACTGTACCCGCTGCGGTCTCTGCGTGGATATCTGTCCGACCAGCTCGCTGAGCTTCACCTACAAGGGGCTGGAGAAGGTCCTATGATCCGTTTCGAGCAGGTCACCAAACGGTTTCGTCGTCAGACCGTCCTGAAGGGGGTCGATCTCGTCATCGCGCGCGGACACCGGGTCGCCTTGGTCGGCTCCAACGGGGCCGGCAAGACCACGCTGATCCGCTGTTTGCTCGGCGAGTATGTCTGTCAGGGCAAGGTCCGTGTCGATGATCTGGACCCGCGCGCGCACCGGCGCGAGGTGCTCGGCAAGATCGGCTTCGTGCCGCAGCTGCCGCCGCCGCTGAAGATGCCGGTCGGGCAGTTGATCCAGTTCGCTTCCGGGGTCTGCGGCGCGGATCCGCGCCGTATGGAGGCGGTCGCGACGCGGCTCGGGCTGGATGCGAAGGCGTTTCGGCACCAGCCCTTCGTCAAGCTCTCTGGCGGGCAGAAACAAAAGCTGCTGATCAGCATCGCCCTGGGTCGGGATACCGAGCTGCTGGTCATGGACGAGCCCGCCGCCAACCTGGACCCCGACGCGCGGCACATCTTCTTCGAACTCCTCGCCGAGCGTCAGGGGCAGGTCGCCATGCTGATCTCCAGTCACCGTCTCGACGAGGTCGCCGCGCTCGTGAACCGGGTCATCGAGATGGACCAGGGTCTGGTCGTGCTCGACGACCGCGTCGCGGACCTGGTCGATCTCACCAGCCGTCTACGCTGCCGTCTGGTCCTGAGGCGGGCCGACGACGCCTTTGCGCGCGCAGTCACCCCATGGGGTCTACGCAGTCTCGATCTGGGCATCACCTGGGAAGGCTGGGTCGCCGGGGCGGACCGGCTGAGGTTCCTCGGGCTGTTGTCGCGTTATGCGGGGCTGCTTGAGTCGATCCGATTGGACGCGGCGAGCGAGCCGGGGCTGGCCGAGGTGCGGTATGCGTAAACCGCGTCCCGTGGGGTATGAATCGGTTCAGGACGAGCGCTTGGTCCGCGGCGATCAACAGGCGTCGCAGTGGACGCGGTTTAGTGATTTAGTTCTTTGTGCTCGAAGGCATGTCCGACGCAAATCGCTTCGGGTGAGCCGACAAGCGAGTGTGCCGACGATGGATCCGTCTTTCTGCGCCGACGGCAGACGACTCTACGCCGGTATTCTGGTGGCCATGCTCACGTTCGTCCTCCCCGCCTGCGGCGGCGATCCTGGACAAGGACCTGTCGAGGTGAAATGGGACCGCGATGCCTGCGAGCGCTGCCGCATGGTCCTCTCGGACCGATTGCACTCCGCACAGGTGCGTGTCCCGACGCCGGACGGGCGCTCGCGCGTTTATCGCTTCGACGACATCGGATGCGCCCTGATCTGGCTCGAAGACCGCGCCGAGCGCGACGACTCCGCCACCGAAATCTGGGTGAACGACTGGCGCACCGGCGACTGGATCGACGCACGCACCGCGACCTATCTGCGAGGCCAGGTGACGCCGATGGAATACGGCCTCGGCGCCCAACCCGAGCCCGCGCCGGACGGGCTCGACTTCACGCACGCCAAGGCGCACATCTTCGATGTCGAAGCGCGCTTCAATGTCCACGGCGGACACCTCCACCCCCCGGGAACCCTGAGACGGGCAGAGCACAAATGACGGGCTTCGTTGAACGCTGCCCACGATCGATGGGTTTCGCTTCGCTCTACCCATCCTACGATGCTGTCTTTTCGAGGTTAAACCGCGCCGGCTCCGACGGTTTTCGGAGCCGGCGCGGCCAAGCCAATCCAACAAACGACGCATATCGCGTTGGGCGCGGTTTAACGGAGTCCCGAGACCATGCGTGAATTCTGGCTGACCGCCCAAACCGATCTCCTCGAGTCGTTTCGGGCCAAGTGGTTCGTCGCCTACACGCTCGTCTTCGGCGGGCTGGTGGTCCTGCTGTTCGCCTTCGGGCTGACCGAGTCGCGGATCATGGGCTTTACCGGGCTGTCCCGCCTGATGGTGACCTATATCCAGCTCGCCATGGCCATCCTGCCGGTCTTCGTGCTCATCACGACCGTCCGCTCGGTGGCCGGAGATCGCGAGGCCGGCGTCTACGAATACCTACTCTCGCTGCCCATCGGTCTGGCGCCGTGGTACTGGGGCAAGCTCGCGGGGCGTTTCCTGGTTGTCTTCCTGCCCGTGTTCCTCGCGATGGTCGGCGCCATCGTCTGGGGCTCGGTGAAAGGGGCCGCCGTGCCCTGGGTGCTCTTCATCTGGTACACGGCGCTGCTGATGGCGCTGGCCTGGTGTTTCCTGGGCATCGGCATGCTGCTCTCGACCCTCAGCCGCTCGGCCGATGTGGCCCAGGCGTCCGCCTTCGTCGTTTGGCTGACGCTCCTGCTGTTCCTGGATCTCATCCTGCTCGGCACCCTGATCCGCAATCAGATCCCGCCCGAGACGGTCGTCGGCATCGCCCTGGCCAACCCCATGCAGGTCTTCCGTACCGCAGCGATGCTCCTGCTCGATTCGCAGCTGGTCATGCTCGGCCCCTCCGCCTACGTCATCCTCGACAACTTCGGGCAGGCCGGGTACATGGCCTACGCCATTGTCTACCCGATGCTGGTCGGCACCGCGTGTGCATTCGGCGGTTATCTGCTTTTCCGTCGCGGCGACCTGCCGTAAGACCCCGTCGTGCACGGGGCTGGAGCGGGGCGGCGGTATGTCGTCCCGACACCCGCCGAGCGCACGTCAATTCACCGAGGCGAACTGCAAGGGCGCACCCGAGCGATCGAAGGCCAGATAGGTGCCGACCTGCCCGATCCGCACGGACTCGACCATCCGATCGAGCGCCTCCTCGACCGCGAGCGGCGTCGGCTCGCGATTGGCGACCCCGGGCAGGGCGGCCACGAAGAACACGGCCCAATCCTCGATATTCCCGTCGGCCTCCTCGACAAAGGTCGAAAACCCCCCGATCTCGTACGGCGCCTTGTCCACGCAAACCACCGGCGCCAGATGCCCGCCTTGGCCGGCCTTATAGCGCTCCGCTTGCTCGGGCGTGTGCCCATCCGGAAGCTCGTTGCGCGTGAACACGAACAGCAATTGCTGGGGCTCGGGCTGCCGCCGCGCCAGGTGCAGAAAATCGTCGAAGGATGTCAGCTCGATCGGTTTCATGGCTGTGATGACCTCGCCTCTTTGGTGGTGTTTGATTCGGTGCTGTCGACCGGCCATCCGGCGACTGACTCACGCCAGAGACTCGGCGTTCATCAGTCTCTTACGCACGAATAACCAACCGCAGAAGTCAGAGTATCGACCTCACGACCAACAGCGTCAATTCACCCCACAGGCCGATCGCGATCCGACACCGTCACGAGATAGTTGTATCTCCCCGGACCACAGCGACGCTCCAGCTGCTTGACGATGCGCCGCTGCATCGCCGTCGTATCGTTCGGCCCGTTGATATAGAAGGGCTTGCCGTCCTTCCCGAAGGTGAAGGACACCGGGCAGGCGCCGGCATCGATATCCCCGAAAATCAACCGGGCAATCCGGTAGTCTGCGTGCGGCTCGAAGCCGAGGTCCTTGGCGTAGGCCAAGGCGTCCTCGACCAGCTTGCGCGCATAGCTCGGATCCCGGGCCTCGAACGACTCCGTCGGATTCCCTTGGATGCGGGCCAGGACGGTCGGATACTCGGCCGCGTCGACAATCTTGTACAAGGCGTTCTTGATGCCCAAACAAAAAACATCCACCACCATCCCGACGACGGCATAGCGCCCATCCGGCAGACTCCGGCTCACCCAGACCGTGCCGATGCCCAGCTCGAAGATATTCGACGGGACAAAGACGTCCGCGATCGGCGCCCGGCCCACGTTGGCCCATACGCGCGCCTGGGATAAGGCTCCCGGCAGCTCCGAAGCCGCCGGCTTGGTCTGCCGGCGTTTCAGCTCACGCTTGGCCCGCTTCTTCTGCAATGCCTTTTGATCGAGCGCCATAGAGAGTCCTCGTGGTTTTTCGTTGAAGGATCGTTATCCGGATCTTTCTTCATGATGGGCGTTGCAGCGTATGCATGGAATCCCCTCAGCCATCACCGCTGGCTCTGCGGCGAGGACGCCGACGACGACCCGTTCACCGAAACCCAGCTCGATCTGTTCGAGAACGCCTTCGACGATCCGCTGCCCTTCTGAGCGACCCGCGCCCGGCGGGTCGCCATCCGCCGGGAGCCGTCCTCGCTTGCGCCCGACCCGGGCGCGTCGACCACCCCGCCGCGTACCCGACAGGCTGCCTTCGCACTCCTCGCACTCCTCCACCTGCCGACACTATGCCACCGGGGTCATCAGTGCGGGAAAGGTGTGGGCATTCGTCGCGAAACAATTCTGGAATTGGGCGGTGAAATAAAGCGAGCGACAACACCGCGTCAGCCCGAGCCGGTTCACCGCATAGCGCGTCTCCAGCTCCGGATTCAGAGCATGCGCGGCCTTGAAGTACGCCACCTACAAGGTGCGCCCAGAGCACTTGAAACCATGGCGCAGGGTGGCCAAGGCCCCGTTCCGGTCCATCCACTTTCAGAGATCGCCGAGCACCTGCTCGCCGGTGCGCTCGCCATGCAGCGCCTCCAGTTTGGCCCACTCCTTGGGTTGGGTCTCTCGGATGAAGCCCAGAACCATATCAGGGAAGATGGCCCGCTCGCGGTCGAAACCCTCCGGCGCGACCCGCACGTAGCCGCTCGCGAGCAGGTGGGCCTCGATGACGGTTTCGAAGGCGGCTTCAGAGCGGAAGTCGTTGTGCATGCGGGCATCCTGAATGGGCTGCGAACGGGGTGTAGGCGCAATCATCGCATCAACTGCTTGACTGCTTGACTGCTTGCCGCACTATATCCGTGTCGATATATTTCAGGTATGAAACCGATGCGATTCCTTGGCAACTCGCTCAAATGCTAACGCTCCTTCCCGCCGGACGCACGTCAGGATGCAGGGCGCCAGCTTGAGTTGGTGCAGCGTGGCCAACGTCCCAATGACTCAAAACCCATGGCAACCATCGGCGAGGGTGTCGAGGAACTGCGAATTTGGGATGAAGCTGGCACCTTTCGGGTCATCTACACGGCGCGGCTGGCAGATGCCGTCTATGTTCTCCATGCCTTCCAGAAAATGACCCAAACGACCGCAAAACGCGAGATTGAAATTGCCAGGGCGGGTTTCAACCAACTGACACGGGGCCACCCATGAGCGACCTTGAGAATGACGACAGCGTCGAGACCTACGCCAGCGTTTGGGATGCCATCGCCGACACCCCGGCGGAGGCCGCCAACCTGAAGCTGCGCTCCGAACTGATGGACCAGATCAGCGCCACCATCGCCTCACGCGGATGGACCCAGAACGAGGCCGCAATGCGCTGCGGGGTGACCCAGCCTCGGATGAACGATTTGCTGCGCGGACGCATTTCGCGCTTTTCGCTCGATGCCTTGGTCAATATCGCGGCGGCACTCGGGATGCGCGTCGCGGTTCGGCTGGAGGCGGCCTGATTGTTTGCGAGGGCTGCGCAGGAGCGTTCCGTGTGCGATTGATGGCGCTACCAACAGGTGCAAGTCGTTGGTCATCAGCACGAATTCCTTCAGCCGGGAGCGCACGCGCATGAGCGCCTCTCGCAGCCAGCCGCGTTGAGCGAGCCGGTCGTGGGCGTCGAAGAAGCAGGCCGCGCGGTGATGACCGCGCTACACGCGGTCAGCGGCTGATTGTCGATGTGGAATCGTGCGGGGGCACATGCACTCAACGTTGCGACAACGGCAGGAATTGAGCCAGGCCCCCTTTTACACTAGGGTTCCTTGACGAACAACTTTCTGCGCGCGTGAGTCAAGTTTAAGCCGGCGCAAGTTTGGCCTGCTCGAACAGGTCCGCGAACGCCTGTTGCAGCCGGCTCATGGCGGTGGCGATGGGCCGGTTGGGCGCCTTCGGGCAGCCGTCGAACAATTGGGACAACCCCGGTCGCAGGATGCGGCTGTGGACCTTGGTGAAGAACAGGGCGACCCGCAGTCCGGCATCGGTGACCCGGTAGCGATGGCTCTGCGGGATCCGTTCGATGAGGCCATGCAGGCGCAGTCGGCGCAGATCGTAGGTCATGCGTCCGGGTGAGTAGGCGTCCTCGGGCACCCCCAAGGCTTGGGCCATCCAGGTGCGCATCCCCGCGTGTCGGAAGCCCTCGGGCAGGGTGAGGAACAGGCACAGGGCGGTGAACAGCGCCAAGACCCGCGGATCGTCCAGGTGCAGCCCCGGGGCGCGTTGCCCGCCGACCACCTGCGGTTGGGTGACCTGATCGAACACCCCCTCGGCCAGCAGACAGTCCTGGCTGAGCGTCTCGACCTCGAGCAAGCGACGGTTGGCGGCAAAGCCGATGGCCCGCAGGGCGGGCAGGTTGTTCAAATTCCGTCCGATGCCGAAGTCGTGGGTGTTGTTGATCGTGGTCTCGGTGCGCAGGGCCCGACCTTCCTTGAAGTACTGCTTGATCTTGGAGGACTTGTAGCCGACATGCAGCGAAGGGATAACCCCTTGGGTGATGACGCGGGTATGAAAGCTCCCCGGCGTGCGTTTGGTGATCCTCCGGTTGAAGATCAGGCTGACCTTCTCGGGCCGTCCCAAGTCGAGGTTCTCGCGGATGACCTCCTCGAACAGATGGCGTCCGGACAGCGGTCGGTCGAACACCTGCGTGCGGGCGAACTCCGCCTGCAGGATGGAGAGTTGGAAATTGTAGCCGGCGGCATGGTCTTCCGCCGTGAAGGGATCCGGGAGCCGTCCCAACCACTTGGCCACCAGTGCGGCGATCGTCGCCTCGTTCAGGTCATCGAGGATGCGTTGCGCACGGGCCGGTTCGGCGCAGCTGAGCAACCCGTTGTCCAGCGCCTCGAAGGCAATGCCCGCCTTGGCCAACTGGCGTTTGACGTACTCATGACCGTTGAGGCAGACCCGCGCGGTGTAGGGAAAGTAGGAGCAGAACTTGATGAACAGGGGGCCGAAGTCCGCATCCACCAGATAGAAGTAGAAATGGTTGCACATCACCGTCCCGCGCGTGAACCAGGGGTACGGCTGGCCGGTGTGGGTGCTGATTTTCTTGATCATGCGGAAGCTGGCAAACCGTTCCTGAGCCTTGCCGATGTACAGGACACCCTCGGGTTGAGCGAAGTCGCGGAGCCGCTCGCGGGTCATGTCGTCTTTGCGCTGTCCCTTGGCGAAGGTCACGATCTCCACGCCCTCGCGTTGCGCAAACCCCTCGATCGCCTTGACGAAGGCGTGACTGATCGGGGCCATCAACACCGTGGAGGCGACCTTGGCACCACGATGGACCTTGAAGAAGTTGGCTACCCCGCCGCCGGTCTGCAGCCGCGGTTGATACAGGTTGAGATACAGCCGGTCGATTCCTTCGAGATCCAGCGTGACCCGATCGTTCAGCAACTCACCGACGGTTTGGTCTAACATGATGGCAGGCCCCGGTTGACATCTTGGCCACGCGCCACACGCCGCTACGTGCGGCTACTATCGGAAGTTTAGCCTTCCGTTGCTCAACCGGGGCCGCCCAACGCCGGGGCTCACCCCATGACTCGTCGGTCTGAGGCGAAGCCTCGCTAGATGAAGTCCCTACTCGGGACTAAAGGCTTTGCGCGCATCAATGGCATTGCGGACGCCATGGACGCCGTCTACACCAGTGACGAGTCCAAACGGCGTTTCGAGATCCTGGCCCGCCAGCTCTTCGTTCGATTCCGGGCGCTGCTGATGGAGCCGATGGCCTTCACCTATGCCGAGCGACACGACAACATCGAGGCCATCTACAAGAAACTCACCGAGCGGCGCGACACCGCAGACGTCACCGAGCTTCTGAAGGAGCTGCACCGCATCGTGAATCAGGCCATCCGCGCCGAGGCACCGGGTGACGACCAAACCGAGGGGCTGACCTACGATCTCAGCCGGATCGACCTGGAGAGGCTCCGCGACGAGTTCGCGAAGAAGGTCAGGCACAAAGCGACGGCGCTCCAGGACATCCGCGAGATCGTCGAACAGAAGCTCGCCGAGATGCTCAGGCACAATCCGAAACGGATGGATGACTACAAGCGCTACCAGGAGATCGTCGCCGACGACAACCGCGAGAAGGACCGGGTCACGATCGAAGACACCTTCGCCGCCCTGACGGACCTGGTCGGCGGTCTTGATGCCGAGCAGCGACGTGCCGCCGAGGAGGGGCTCAGCGAAGATGAGCTCGCGCTCTTCGACCTGCTGCAGAAGGAGACGCTCGGCAAAGCGGAACGCGAAATAGACCGCGCCATGACGCCCCGCCTTCACATCGCGAACGGCTTGCAGCAGTTCCTCGCCGAGAGTGCGCTTGGCATCGCGTTCAAGGAACTCCTTGCAGCAACGGGATGAGCTAAAATTAGGCAAATGGTCCTTGAAGGTGCAGGCTATTGCACTGAGCACATATCAGAAACAGCAGGCACGATGTCTCCGACGGTTCGCTGTGTGGTCTCGGGCGGACGCCGCCGCGGTTGGGTGGCACTATGCGTTGTGTGGCTGTTCGCAGCGACCGCCTCGCCTGCCGCGCCGCTCGCCGACAGCCAAACGCAGTCCGCATCTCCAGTCGAATTGACGCCGGCCGAGCAGGTCTTTCTCCGCGCCCATCCAGTCATCACGCTCGGCACCGGTGATAGCTGGGACCCCTACGTCATCGTCGGTCAAGACGGTGCCGTCACCGGCTACGACGCCGACGTGCTCGACCGCATCGCAGCATTGACCGGGCTGCGCGTGCGGCTCCTGCCGGGAGACTGGCGCGAGCGCCAGGAGCAGGCCCGCAGCCGTGCAATCGACGGGCTCAGTACCGGCGCCGTGCACCCGGAACGCGCCGAGCATTTGAGCTTCTCCGCACCTTATATCCGGCTGCATAAATACCTGTTGGTCCCGAAAGGCAACCCGCTGAGCCTCGGTGCCCGCGACGACCTCGCGGGGCGCACGATCGCGCTCCATCGCGGCAATCTGTTCGACGAGAAGGTCGCCAGCGGCTTTCCGCACGCCGGCATCCTGCGGTTCGACACGGTCGATGAGATCATCGATGCGGTCACCACCGGCGGCGCCGATGCCACCTTCGACAACGGCTCACTGCTGTATCGGGCCAACCGTCTTGGTCGGCCCTTCCTGCAATTTGCCTTCGACCTCAACGAACCGCTGGACCTGGTGTTTGCCGTTCGCAACGACTGGCCGGAAGCCATCGCGATCATCGACAAGGGGCTGACGGCCATGGGCGAGGCCGAGCGCACGCGTTTGCAGGCGCGCTGGTTCCTATCACCGCTGAATACGCCGACCGGCACCGACGAAATCGTACTGAGTGACGAGGAACGGTCTTTCCTGGACCGATTGGGGCCGATTCGACTGTGCATCGATCCCGACTGGATGCCCTTTGATGGCCTGACGGCGGACGGTCGCAGCCAGGGCATCATGTCGGACCTGTTGAAATTGGCGCTCGAACGGCTGGGCCACACGACGCAGTTGGTGCGCACCGCGAGTTGGAGCGAGACGCTCCAGCTTGCGCATGATGGGCACTGCGACATCGTCTCCGCTGTCGCCATCACCCCGGAGCGCGCGGAATACCTGGACTTCACCGGGTCCCTGTTGTCGGAGCCGATGGTCGTCGTCGTCCGCGAAGACGCACGATTCGAGGGCACTTTGGATGCGCACGCGGATCAGCGCTTCGTCATGGTGGCCGGACACGCCGGCATCGACATGTTGCGCCGCGCGCACCCGGCGCTCGCCATCGAAACGGTGCCGGACGTGGTCACGGCGATGCGCGCTGTGTCCCTCGGGCATGTGTTCGGCTATATCGACCTGCTGCCGACCGTCGCCTACGCCGCCCGTGAGCATGGCATCCTGAACGTCAAGGTCGCCGGCGATCTGCCGCAGCGTTACGAATTGGCGATCGGCGTGCGCAAGGGGCTCCCGTTGCTGCATTCCAGCCTATCGCGAGCGGTGGCCGCAGTGCCAGCGCGGGAGATCCGCACGGTGCGCGACCGCTGGATCTCGGTGCGCTACGAGCAGCCTATCGACCTTTTGCGGTTCTGGCCCTGGGCACTCGCGCTCGCCCTGGCGGTGCTCGGCGTCTTGGTCTGGAACCACCACCTGCAACGGCTCAATGCCGCACTGCGCGCAGCCAATACACGGATCGAACGACTAATCATCACCGACGGACTCACCGGCCTTTACAACCGTCGGCACTTCCAGGAGCGGCTGCCGTCCGAGTGGCAGCGCGCCGCGCGCGAGCAGCGAACGCTGCACCTTCTGCTCGCAGACATCGATCATTTCAAAGAGTACAACGACCATTACGGCCATCCGGCAGGCGACGAGGTGTTGCGACAGATCGGAGCCTTGTTGATCCAACTGACGCGACGCGCCGGTGATCTGGCCTTTCGCACCGGCGGCGAGGAGTTCGCGGTGATGTTCACGGAGGCCAACGCGGACAATGCAGAACGTTTGCGCG
The sequence above is drawn from the Thiocapsa rosea genome and encodes:
- a CDS encoding NapH/MauN family ferredoxin-type protein, whose amino-acid sequence is MSYFVDSLRQLAGLKPVKPTPEQIPIPIQLIYKEKRKTPLTRDALQAVEAGHARSPNRHKWRNRRWITLIVVNLLFVVSYVLDVQLVEGALTASRVIGFHLADLNSALQVTLAYKHVVINLLIGTLTVVVLWILLGGRTFCSWVCPYHLVAEWAESLHLWLAKHGWAIDIQFHRTVRAVFYVIFALLALLTGYTVFETISPTGILSRALIYGPGLALLWILALLAVEVLLSRRAWCRYVCPIGITYGLVGVFSPLRVQYKMQSCHHEGDCRSVCLVPHVLDVTIRGRARGLATDIGADCTRCGLCVDICPTSSLSFTYKGLEKVL
- a CDS encoding ABC transporter ATP-binding protein, with translation MIRFEQVTKRFRRQTVLKGVDLVIARGHRVALVGSNGAGKTTLIRCLLGEYVCQGKVRVDDLDPRAHRREVLGKIGFVPQLPPPLKMPVGQLIQFASGVCGADPRRMEAVATRLGLDAKAFRHQPFVKLSGGQKQKLLISIALGRDTELLVMDEPAANLDPDARHIFFELLAERQGQVAMLISSHRLDEVAALVNRVIEMDQGLVVLDDRVADLVDLTSRLRCRLVLRRADDAFARAVTPWGLRSLDLGITWEGWVAGADRLRFLGLLSRYAGLLESIRLDAASEPGLAEVRYA
- a CDS encoding nitrous oxide reductase accessory protein NosL, translating into MDPSFCADGRRLYAGILVAMLTFVLPACGGDPGQGPVEVKWDRDACERCRMVLSDRLHSAQVRVPTPDGRSRVYRFDDIGCALIWLEDRAERDDSATEIWVNDWRTGDWIDARTATYLRGQVTPMEYGLGAQPEPAPDGLDFTHAKAHIFDVEARFNVHGGHLHPPGTLRRAEHK
- a CDS encoding ABC transporter permease translates to MREFWLTAQTDLLESFRAKWFVAYTLVFGGLVVLLFAFGLTESRIMGFTGLSRLMVTYIQLAMAILPVFVLITTVRSVAGDREAGVYEYLLSLPIGLAPWYWGKLAGRFLVVFLPVFLAMVGAIVWGSVKGAAVPWVLFIWYTALLMALAWCFLGIGMLLSTLSRSADVAQASAFVVWLTLLLFLDLILLGTLIRNQIPPETVVGIALANPMQVFRTAAMLLLDSQLVMLGPSAYVILDNFGQAGYMAYAIVYPMLVGTACAFGGYLLFRRGDLP
- a CDS encoding helix-turn-helix domain-containing protein — encoded protein: MSDLENDDSVETYASVWDAIADTPAEAANLKLRSELMDQISATIASRGWTQNEAAMRCGVTQPRMNDLLRGRISRFSLDALVNIAAALGMRVAVRLEAA
- a CDS encoding type I restriction enzyme endonuclease domain-containing protein, coding for MKSLLGTKGFARINGIADAMDAVYTSDESKRRFEILARQLFVRFRALLMEPMAFTYAERHDNIEAIYKKLTERRDTADVTELLKELHRIVNQAIRAEAPGDDQTEGLTYDLSRIDLERLRDEFAKKVRHKATALQDIREIVEQKLAEMLRHNPKRMDDYKRYQEIVADDNREKDRVTIEDTFAALTDLVGGLDAEQRRAAEEGLSEDELALFDLLQKETLGKAEREIDRAMTPRLHIANGLQQFLAESALGIAFKELLAATG
- a CDS encoding diguanylate cyclase, coding for MALCVVWLFAATASPAAPLADSQTQSASPVELTPAEQVFLRAHPVITLGTGDSWDPYVIVGQDGAVTGYDADVLDRIAALTGLRVRLLPGDWRERQEQARSRAIDGLSTGAVHPERAEHLSFSAPYIRLHKYLLVPKGNPLSLGARDDLAGRTIALHRGNLFDEKVASGFPHAGILRFDTVDEIIDAVTTGGADATFDNGSLLYRANRLGRPFLQFAFDLNEPLDLVFAVRNDWPEAIAIIDKGLTAMGEAERTRLQARWFLSPLNTPTGTDEIVLSDEERSFLDRLGPIRLCIDPDWMPFDGLTADGRSQGIMSDLLKLALERLGHTTQLVRTASWSETLQLAHDGHCDIVSAVAITPERAEYLDFTGSLLSEPMVVVVREDARFEGTLDAHADQRFVMVAGHAGIDMLRRAHPALAIETVPDVVTAMRAVSLGHVFGYIDLLPTVAYAAREHGILNVKVAGDLPQRYELAIGVRKGLPLLHSSLSRAVAAVPAREIRTVRDRWISVRYEQPIDLLRFWPWALALALAVLGVLVWNHHLQRLNAALRAANTRIERLIITDGLTGLYNRRHFQERLPSEWQRAAREQRTLHLLLADIDHFKEYNDHYGHPAGDEVLRQIGALLIQLTRRAGDLAFRTGGEEFAVMFTEANADNAERLRVAVEALGIEHVASDTAPVVTLSIGFLMACPADIRNGDPPLTDWDEIYTRADALLYQAKARGRNQVVSAVWRAAEADQPTGVAATLSARQKGAG